One genomic region from Thermogemmatispora onikobensis encodes:
- a CDS encoding serine/threonine protein kinase gives MTFPLPLKSGTVVGGHYIIDGLVNRGGFGSVYRGIDTSEGDRPCAIKETYDVTPAARRQALMEAGILFTIKSKHLPQVYDAFEEGGRFYLVMQLIEGQNLLQLMQARGAPCREQEVLVWFLPIMQVLQELHSRTPAVVHRDIKPANIILTVEGYAVLVDFGVTKLYDPASASQTMIKAVTEGFSPLEQYTGTTTPQSDIYALAATMYYLLTATKPPSAISRSLRETLQPPRLLNPQISPHVERALLKGLALNPEGRFRSMREFAEALQGRSVFMGHAEPTVRVMGGPLASPGPGVRPGAGAAPAVVVKGSPGPRPLSYPVSPASPPGPGRPSAGQGAQVIMMPPQSLRPLPSPLGQGCLWGLLQGVGSALLVLLLRTQEALLLSLVVGWLCYLLAGFMSTRRGGSSLRGGRAGFWAGICSTVMFWLVFGCGLLIIVVQRLQSELQHANQPGLPLQIGRELTRIVHQVAPWLFSLPAVGNSSNVPGPLLYLGGGLLLAMVLGWVGGLLGRRVFLGSRWTGGSP, from the coding sequence ATGACTTTTCCCCTGCCTTTGAAATCTGGGACGGTCGTGGGAGGCCACTATATTATCGATGGCCTGGTTAACCGTGGCGGCTTTGGTTCGGTCTACCGCGGTATTGATACCAGTGAAGGCGATCGTCCTTGTGCGATCAAAGAGACCTATGATGTCACCCCGGCGGCGCGGCGTCAGGCGCTGATGGAGGCGGGCATTCTTTTTACGATTAAGAGCAAGCATCTCCCGCAGGTCTATGATGCCTTCGAGGAGGGGGGGCGCTTCTACCTGGTGATGCAGCTGATCGAGGGCCAGAACCTGCTCCAGCTAATGCAGGCGCGCGGTGCTCCCTGCCGTGAGCAGGAGGTGCTCGTCTGGTTCCTGCCCATTATGCAGGTGCTGCAGGAGCTCCACAGCCGGACGCCGGCGGTGGTCCATCGCGATATCAAGCCGGCCAATATTATTCTGACGGTTGAGGGCTATGCTGTTCTGGTCGATTTCGGCGTCACCAAGCTCTACGACCCTGCCAGCGCCAGCCAGACCATGATCAAGGCGGTGACCGAGGGGTTCAGCCCGCTAGAGCAGTACACGGGCACGACGACGCCTCAGTCTGATATCTATGCGCTGGCAGCGACAATGTATTATCTGTTGACGGCGACCAAGCCTCCTTCGGCGATCAGTCGCAGTTTGCGAGAAACGCTGCAGCCGCCCCGCCTGCTGAATCCACAGATCTCACCGCATGTCGAGCGGGCCCTGCTGAAGGGTCTGGCCCTCAATCCAGAGGGGCGTTTTCGTTCGATGCGCGAGTTCGCTGAGGCGCTTCAAGGCAGGAGCGTCTTTATGGGACATGCTGAGCCGACGGTGCGCGTGATGGGGGGACCGCTGGCCAGTCCTGGGCCGGGAGTGCGACCGGGAGCAGGTGCGGCTCCGGCGGTGGTAGTTAAGGGGTCACCAGGGCCGCGACCGTTGTCTTATCCGGTCTCACCGGCTTCTCCTCCTGGACCGGGGCGCCCATCTGCTGGTCAGGGGGCGCAGGTGATCATGATGCCTCCGCAGTCGCTGCGCCCGTTGCCCAGCCCCTTGGGACAGGGCTGCCTCTGGGGCCTGTTGCAGGGGGTTGGCTCGGCGCTTTTGGTGCTGCTCCTGCGTACGCAAGAGGCCCTGTTGTTGTCATTGGTTGTGGGCTGGTTGTGCTATCTGCTGGCTGGCTTTATGAGCACACGTCGCGGTGGCAGTTCGCTGCGGGGGGGCCGGGCTGGTTTCTGGGCAGGGATCTGCAGTACGGTAATGTTCTGGCTCGTCTTCGGTTGTGGCTTGCTGATCATCGTCGTCCAGCGTCTTCAGAGCGAGCTGCAGCATGCCAATCAGCCGGGGTTGCCTCTCCAGATAGGGCGCGAGCTGACGCGCATTGTCCACCAGGTGGCGCCCTGGCTCTTCTCGCTTCCTGCAGTGGGGAACAGTTCCAATGTTCCTGGCCCTCTCCTCTATCTTGGCGGGGGCCTGCTGCTGGCGATGGTGCTCGGCTGGGTGGGGGGCCTGCTCGGAAGGCGCGTTTTCCTCGGTAGCCGCTGGACGGGCGGGAGTCCCTAG
- a CDS encoding sigma-70 family RNA polymerase sigma factor, translated as MERKVMFDADKPTEPERELIPVPEPEPEPEQDEDADLTSLAQSDSLRLYLREISRIPLLTPAREAELAERAEQGDSDARNQLIMANLRLVVSIAKKYVGQGLSLEDLIGEGNIGLIRAVTKFDYKKGFRFSTYATWWIKQAITRAILEGTRVVRLPVYIMEEVMRVKRIMRQLYQEMGREPSPESIGERLGMSPERVNELLIWAEKVFSLDAPLSDEEENTLGDIIEDARERGPMEVTNQQLLREEIRKVLNQLTTRERQVIELRFGLIDDHDHTLEEVGRKLKVTRERVRQIEERAIRKLRHPQASRYLKDYLD; from the coding sequence TTGGAACGAAAAGTGATGTTCGACGCCGATAAGCCGACCGAGCCAGAACGCGAACTCATACCAGTGCCGGAGCCGGAGCCGGAGCCAGAGCAGGATGAGGATGCGGACCTGACCTCGCTAGCGCAGAGCGATAGCCTGCGCCTCTACCTCCGTGAGATCTCTCGCATCCCCCTGCTGACCCCCGCGCGTGAGGCCGAACTGGCCGAGCGTGCTGAACAGGGAGATAGCGATGCGCGCAACCAGCTCATCATGGCCAACCTTCGCCTGGTGGTCAGCATCGCTAAGAAGTATGTAGGCCAAGGGCTCTCCCTGGAGGATCTGATTGGCGAGGGCAATATCGGCCTTATTCGCGCTGTCACAAAGTTCGACTACAAGAAGGGTTTCCGTTTCTCCACGTACGCCACCTGGTGGATTAAGCAGGCGATTACGCGAGCAATTCTGGAGGGGACGCGCGTGGTCCGCCTTCCGGTCTACATCATGGAGGAGGTCATGCGCGTCAAGCGCATCATGCGCCAGCTCTACCAGGAGATGGGAAGGGAGCCTTCGCCCGAGAGCATCGGTGAGCGGCTCGGCATGAGTCCAGAGCGCGTCAACGAGCTTCTGATCTGGGCAGAAAAGGTCTTCTCGCTGGATGCGCCTCTCTCCGATGAGGAGGAGAATACGCTGGGCGATATCATCGAGGATGCCCGCGAGCGGGGGCCGATGGAGGTCACCAATCAGCAACTGCTGCGTGAAGAGATTCGGAAGGTACTGAACCAGCTCACGACCCGCGAGCGCCAGGTGATCGAACTCCGCTTCGGCCTCATCGACGACCATGACCACACGCTTGAAGAGGTGGGTCGCAAGTTGAAAGTCACTCGTGAGAGAGTTCGCCAGATTGAGGAGCGAGCGATCCGCAAACTGCGCCATCCCCAGGCCAGTCGGTACTTGAAGGACTACCTTGACTGA
- a CDS encoding serine/threonine-protein kinase, giving the protein MNELAGQSLGGYLLEEEIGRGSMGMVYRGKQFALGRDVAIKILPHALAKDTSYVARFIREARIIAGLNHPNIVQIYDAGEQKGVLYFVMEYVQGPTLGSLLRLDGQIPQHLAAEYAAQIADALDCAYSERNVIHRDIKPENLMLDRWGKIKVMDFGLARAPGLQRITVARTLVGSIYYASPEQIWGQPLDNRSDIYALGVVLYEMVTGQRPFNGRTLPEVTQAITSGQLRPPSWLNPQLAPGLEQIILKALARDRTLRYEQARQMAQELRALNLRAEEPPVSTSGGPLSPLPPTNPRAFVVQPPRRPRLAEQRPSFSEWRAQRSVTPLPPEPSHARPGSGEPGGTGEWPSSPGYASWLEQPPHAPGSVGPGPASGRGASESELLPSDDQSEKAGLWQHLQRFLGRSSRGEQEPGPAMPSGDGYAQSG; this is encoded by the coding sequence ATGAATGAATTGGCAGGACAGAGTCTGGGTGGCTACCTGTTGGAAGAAGAAATAGGGCGTGGTTCGATGGGGATGGTGTACCGCGGCAAGCAATTCGCACTTGGCCGTGATGTCGCCATTAAGATTCTGCCTCATGCCCTGGCCAAAGACACATCGTACGTCGCGCGCTTTATCCGCGAGGCCCGCATCATTGCCGGGCTGAATCACCCCAACATCGTACAGATCTACGATGCCGGTGAGCAAAAGGGCGTCCTCTACTTTGTGATGGAATATGTCCAGGGGCCAACGCTGGGTAGCCTGCTGCGCCTGGATGGCCAAATCCCGCAGCATCTGGCCGCTGAGTATGCGGCGCAGATCGCCGATGCGCTCGATTGCGCCTACAGCGAGCGCAATGTGATTCACCGCGACATCAAGCCAGAAAACTTGATGCTGGACCGCTGGGGGAAAATCAAGGTGATGGATTTCGGGCTGGCGCGCGCGCCGGGGCTGCAGCGCATTACGGTGGCCCGGACGCTGGTCGGCAGTATCTACTACGCCTCCCCAGAGCAGATCTGGGGCCAGCCGCTCGACAACCGCAGCGATATCTATGCCCTCGGCGTGGTGCTCTATGAGATGGTGACCGGGCAGCGCCCTTTCAACGGGCGCACGTTGCCGGAGGTAACTCAAGCCATCACGAGTGGCCAGCTGCGCCCACCGTCCTGGCTGAACCCTCAGCTCGCCCCGGGCCTGGAACAGATTATCCTGAAGGCCCTGGCCCGCGATCGAACGCTGCGCTACGAGCAGGCACGGCAGATGGCCCAGGAGCTGCGCGCCTTGAATCTGAGAGCCGAGGAGCCTCCTGTCTCTACAAGCGGGGGGCCACTCTCCCCCTTACCGCCGACCAATCCGCGGGCCTTCGTCGTGCAGCCGCCGCGCCGACCGCGCCTGGCCGAGCAGCGACCATCGTTCAGCGAGTGGCGGGCCCAGCGCTCAGTAACGCCGCTTCCCCCCGAGCCATCTCACGCTCGGCCAGGATCAGGGGAGCCAGGCGGGACGGGAGAATGGCCCAGTAGTCCTGGCTATGCCTCTTGGCTAGAGCAGCCTCCCCATGCTCCAGGCTCCGTCGGTCCGGGGCCAGCATCAGGCCGGGGAGCAAGCGAGAGCGAGCTGCTGCCGTCCGACGACCAGTCGGAAAAAGCTGGACTCTGGCAGCACCTCCAGCGTTTTCTCGGGCGCTCCAGCAGAGGAGAACAGGAGCCTGGTCCTGCTATGCCTTCCGGCGATGGCTATGCCCAAAGCGGCTAG
- a CDS encoding cytochrome c biogenesis CcdA family protein, whose protein sequence is MGSQVSIGVAFLAGLASFLSPCVLPLVPIYLAQLVGESVYQSTREGSSLTVRLTTFLHAALFVLGFTCAFVALGATASALGSFLRANQLLLREIGGVLLVIIGLHLTGLFQLPLLSRQKRFEFRPARPGPLASFVIGLVFAIGWTPCVGLILGSILGLAANAATLREGVLLLLSYSLGLGLPFLLLGLGLNQVSAALKLLKPHLGKIEVATGIIMALAGLAIFFNVLPALNHYFSWGLSL, encoded by the coding sequence ATGGGATCGCAAGTGAGCATTGGCGTCGCTTTTCTGGCGGGACTCGCATCCTTTCTCTCGCCTTGCGTCCTGCCCCTGGTTCCAATCTATCTGGCGCAGCTCGTGGGCGAGAGCGTCTATCAATCGACCCGCGAAGGCAGCAGCCTGACAGTACGTTTGACAACCTTCCTGCATGCTGCGCTCTTCGTGCTGGGCTTCACCTGTGCCTTTGTCGCTCTGGGAGCTACAGCGAGCGCGCTCGGCTCCTTCTTGCGAGCTAATCAGCTCCTGCTGCGCGAGATCGGCGGTGTTCTACTCGTCATTATCGGTCTTCATCTTACGGGTCTGTTTCAACTTCCGCTGCTCTCGCGACAGAAACGCTTTGAGTTCCGCCCGGCACGCCCCGGCCCACTGGCGTCGTTCGTGATCGGGCTGGTCTTCGCCATTGGCTGGACTCCCTGCGTCGGGCTGATTTTGGGCAGCATTCTCGGCCTGGCAGCCAATGCCGCGACGCTGCGCGAGGGCGTTCTGCTGCTGCTCAGCTACTCATTGGGCCTGGGTCTGCCCTTTCTCCTGCTGGGGTTGGGTCTCAACCAGGTCAGCGCAGCCCTCAAGCTCCTCAAGCCGCACCTGGGGAAGATCGAGGTGGCCACAGGGATCATTATGGCCCTGGCCGGGCTGGCGATCTTTTTCAACGTGCTGCCCGCGCTCAACCACTACTTTAGCTGGGGCCTGAGCCTCTGA
- a CDS encoding anti-sigma factor family protein, with the protein MNCVEAIARLHLYIDRELSAEEVITVQQHLACCSQCESRFRFDERLRRLIHERCTIERAPAHLREAVMRIAQTPPGEPLELDPELEMELKADIALEEPGE; encoded by the coding sequence ATGAATTGTGTTGAAGCGATAGCTCGTCTCCATCTGTATATCGACCGGGAACTCAGCGCCGAGGAGGTTATCACGGTCCAGCAGCATCTGGCTTGCTGCTCGCAGTGTGAGAGCCGTTTTCGCTTTGATGAACGTCTTAGAAGACTGATTCATGAACGCTGTACGATTGAGCGTGCTCCTGCCCATTTACGTGAGGCAGTGATGCGTATTGCTCAGACGCCCCCCGGTGAGCCACTGGAGCTTGATCCAGAGCTTGAGATGGAGCTAAAAGCGGATATCGCTCTGGAAGAGCCTGGCGAGTGA
- a CDS encoding sigma-70 family RNA polymerase sigma factor, protein MSEQPITSVNTPVTTGSDAAGKRPALPREDFTAGVLAQLDSLYRTALRMTNNPQEAEDLVQETMLKAFRFAHTYHPGTNLRAWLFRILNTTAINHYRRQSTHPATTALPEGEEFYLYNRIKDLAGNEVTAGAEEEVLQHYLDEDVYNALMELPPNFRMPVILADIEGLSYKEIAEALQIPIGTVMSRISRARRQLQKSLWRYAQERGYLKEARTTTAAEGASSSNRASSANPADTATSASAPESAPQATPESALADHQATDFHP, encoded by the coding sequence ATGTCTGAACAGCCTATCACTTCTGTCAATACTCCAGTGACTACCGGAAGCGATGCAGCTGGGAAGAGGCCAGCACTCCCACGAGAGGACTTCACGGCAGGGGTCCTGGCCCAGCTTGACAGCCTCTATCGCACGGCGCTACGGATGACCAACAATCCCCAGGAGGCCGAGGATCTGGTCCAGGAGACCATGCTGAAAGCCTTCCGCTTTGCTCACACCTACCATCCTGGTACCAATCTGCGGGCCTGGCTGTTTCGCATCCTGAACACCACGGCCATCAACCACTATCGCCGCCAGTCAACCCATCCGGCGACCACCGCGCTGCCCGAGGGAGAAGAGTTTTATCTGTACAACCGCATCAAGGATCTGGCTGGCAACGAAGTCACTGCCGGAGCCGAAGAAGAGGTACTTCAGCACTATCTCGACGAAGATGTCTATAATGCGCTGATGGAGCTGCCTCCGAACTTTCGGATGCCGGTCATTCTGGCGGATATTGAGGGACTCTCTTACAAGGAAATCGCCGAGGCGCTGCAGATCCCTATCGGAACAGTGATGAGCCGCATCTCACGGGCACGCCGCCAGCTCCAGAAATCGCTCTGGCGCTATGCTCAGGAGCGCGGCTATCTCAAAGAGGCCAGGACAACCACCGCTGCAGAGGGCGCCAGCTCCTCGAACAGGGCCAGCAGCGCCAACCCCGCGGATACTGCTACGTCCGCCTCCGCCCCAGAGTCAGCTCCCCAAGCAACTCCAGAGTCAGCCCTGGCAGATCATCAGGCTACGGATTTTCATCCGTAG
- a CDS encoding MarR family transcriptional regulator: MNALRRAAAGTVTARQREVLTYLAQRDHWSVSEVAALLGVSSAAATKVLTRLERKGLIRRASSALDRRCADITVTRAALALLQAEATDENP; this comes from the coding sequence ATGAATGCACTACGTCGAGCAGCTGCTGGTACCGTCACAGCGCGTCAGCGCGAGGTGCTGACCTATCTGGCTCAGCGGGATCACTGGTCGGTCAGCGAGGTGGCTGCCCTGTTGGGGGTCAGCTCGGCGGCGGCCACCAAGGTCTTGACCCGTCTGGAGCGCAAGGGCTTGATCAGACGTGCCTCGAGTGCTCTCGACCGGCGCTGTGCAGACATCACTGTCACCCGCGCGGCTCTCGCCTTATTGCAGGCAGAGGCTACGGATGAAAATCCGTAG